The following proteins are co-located in the Eleginops maclovinus isolate JMC-PN-2008 ecotype Puerto Natales chromosome 1, JC_Emac_rtc_rv5, whole genome shotgun sequence genome:
- the rapgef3 gene encoding rap guanine nucleotide exchange factor 3 isoform X2 translates to MESICSPLRRCTPGGTPLPEALNSKDTMKQFLSDRVVKAARSVYSVLMERSSNLIRDRKHHLKTYRHCCSGKELVDWLMKQNECLASRSQAVGMWQVLLDEGVLIHVKHELNFLDKDTQFYRFQESEFSLHHVSDEREGEEELQEALSLLAQLGPDALLTMILRKGPSQRSAEDLEVIYEELLHVKAAAHLSTSVRKELAAVLVFESHAKAGTVLFSQGDKGTSWYIIWKGSVNVITHGKGLVTTLHEGEDFGQLALLNDAPRAATIILREDNCHFLRVDKHDFIRILKDVEANTVRLEEHGKSVLVLERSSDWAETGGAANNSKYTVMSGTPEKILEHLLDTVKLDSNGNDAIDPCVSDFLLTHKLFMPSSQLCRALQHHYNAKLSEGSDQERANYVLTTKQKVVKLIGQWVALYGLLLKEDSIAMESLERLKKEVAGDYRLSSMLKDQFRDRRRTKVLENGYQSLSRIQQFDWFSNCEEPVGRLQPIRAQDKVLYEIYRPDYRPLTLMLPVNASVQEVMSATVKPGGDHVLVKMNSSGERAQLKLEASAVFTALGLNERLFICSSSQVDQLTPLKEQQGPERGTLDVLEQMGSKDIASELTNYDWELFTAMHEVELVYYIFGRHKFHGSITANLERFVRRFNEVQYWVVTELCLCEDLMKRALLLKKFIKIAAVLKEQKNLNSFFAVMFGLSNSAVHRLYKTWERIPSKIKRIYCSYERLMDPSRNHRAYRLAVAKLSPPYIPFMPLLLKDMTFINEGNPNYVDKLVNFEKVRMIAKTVKIVRGCRSQPYVPSSPQRGLADRMFLEGPSNRISTCSEYSLPLRSPSNIRHYIQNLKVIDNQRRLTQLSRTIEC, encoded by the exons tttctcTCAGATCGAGTCGTAAAAGCAGCCAGGTCAGTGTACAGCGTTCTGATGGAGAGGAGCTCAAATCTGATCCGAGACAGAAAGCATCACCTCAAAAcctacag ACATTGTTGTTCTGGTAAGGAGCTCGTAGATTGGCTgatgaaacaaaatgaatgtcTGGCGTCCAGGAGTCAGGCAGTGGGGATGTGGCAGGTGCTGCTGGACGAAGGGGTCCTCATTCATG TGAAACACGAGTTGAACTTCCTGGATAAGGACACGCAGTTCTACCGTTTCCAGGAGTCCGAGTTCAGTCTGCATCACGTCTCGGATGAGAGGGAGGgcgaggaggagctgcaggaggcgctGTCTCTGCTCGCCCAGCTCGGCCCCGACGCTCTGCTCACCATGATCCTCCGCAAAGG CCCGAGTCAGAGGAGTGCGGAGGATCTGGAGGTGATCTACGAGGAGCTGCTGCACGTCAAGGCTGCAGCTCACCTCTCCACCTCG GTCCGTAAGGAGCTGGCAGCAGTGCTCGTCTTTGAGTCGCACGCCAAGGCGggaacagtgt TGTTCAGTCAGGGGGACAAAGGCACGTCTTGGTACATCATCTGGAAGGGCTCAGTGAATGTGATCACACACGGGAAG GGTCTGGTGACCACTCTCCATGAGGGGGAGGACTTCGGGCAGCTGGCGTTGCTGAACGACGCCCCGCGAGCCGCCACCATCATCCTGAGAGAAGACAACTGCCACTTCCTGCGGGTCGACAAACACGACTTCATTCGCATCCTCAAG gATGTGGAGGCGAACACGGTGCGGCTGGAGGAGCACGGGAAGTCGGTCCTGGTGCTGGAGAGGAGCAGCGACTGGGCCGAGACCGGTGGAGCAGCAAACAACAGCaa GTACACAGTGATGTCAGGAACTCCAGAGAAGATCCTGGAGCATCTGCTGGACACGGTGAAGCTGGACTCTAATGGAAATGATGCCATAG ACCCCTGTGTCAGCGACttcctgctcacacacaaactcttCATGCCATCAAGCCAGCTGTGCCGAGCTCTGCAGCACCA CTATAATGCCAAGCTCTCTGAGGGTTCGGATCAGGAGAGGGCGAACTACGTCCTCACCACCAAGCAGAAGGTGGTGAAACTGATCGGCCAGTGGGTGGCGCTGTATGGACTCCTGTTGAAGGAAGACTCCATCGCTATGGAATCTCTGGAG AGGTTGAAGAAGGAGGTGGCCGGAGACTATCGTCTGTCCAGCATGCTGAAAGATCAATTtagagacaggaggagaaccAAAGT ATTGGAGAATGGATACCAGTCTCTGAGCAGG ATTCAGCAGTTTGATTGGTTCTCAAACTGTGAGGAGCCGGTGGGGAGGTTACAGCCAATTAGAGCACAGGATAAAG ttCTGTACGAGATCTACAGACCGGACTACAGACCGCTCACTCTGATGCTTCCTGTCAATGCGTCGgtacaggaagtgatgtcagcCACCGTCAAACCTGGAGGAGATCACGTCCTCGTCAAAATGAACTCATCGGGAG AGAGAGCTCAGTTAAAGCTGGAAGCCTCTGCAGTCTTCACGGCGCTGGGACTCAACGAGCGGCTGttcatctgcagcagcagccaggtGGATCAGCTG ACGCCCctgaaggagcagcaggggCCTGAGCGAGGCACCCTGGACGTCCTGGAGCAGATGGGCTCTAAAGATATCGCCTCTGAACTCACCAACTACGACTGGGAGCTGTTCACCGCCATGCACGAG GTGGAGCTCGTCTACTACATATTCGGACGGCATAAATTCCACGGCTCCATCACGGCCAACCTGGAGCGTTTTGTGCGGCGCTTCAATGAGGTGCAGTACTGGGTGGTGACGGAGCTGTGCCTCTGCGAGGACCTGATGAAGAGAGCCCTGCTGCTCAAGAAGTTCATCAAGATCGCTGCAGT aTTAAAGGAGCAGAAGAATCTGAATTCATTCTTCGCTGTGATGTTCGGTTTGAGCAACAGCGCTGTGCACCGGCTTTACAAAACCTGGGAG AGAATACCCAGCAAGATAAAAAGGATTTACTGCTCCTATGAAAGGTTGATG GATCCCTCTCGTAACCACCGAGCGTACCGACTGGCTGTGGCTAAACTCAGCCCTCCCTACATCCCCTTCATGCCGCTGCTGCTCAAAG ACATGACGTTCATCAACGAGGGAAACCCAAACTATGTGGACAAACTGGTCAACTTTGAGAAAGTG CGCATGATCGCCAAGACGGTGAAGATTGTGCGAGGATGCAGAAGCCAGCCGTACG TACCGTCGTCTCCACAGAGGGGCCTCGCAGACCGGATGTTTCTGGAAGGGCCGTCCAATCGCATATCTACAT gctcAGAATACTCCCTCCCTCTGCGGAGCCCCAGCAACATCCGGCACTACATCCAGAACCTGAAGGTAATCGACAACCAGCGCAGGCTAACGCAGCTCTCCAGAACCATCGAGTGCTAG
- the rapgef3 gene encoding rap guanine nucleotide exchange factor 3 isoform X1, with protein sequence MHLFRTHNYRVFPDRSAGESPTIRGISWTPLPEALNSKDTMKQFLSDRVVKAARSVYSVLMERSSNLIRDRKHHLKTYRHCCSGKELVDWLMKQNECLASRSQAVGMWQVLLDEGVLIHVKHELNFLDKDTQFYRFQESEFSLHHVSDEREGEEELQEALSLLAQLGPDALLTMILRKGPSQRSAEDLEVIYEELLHVKAAAHLSTSVRKELAAVLVFESHAKAGTVLFSQGDKGTSWYIIWKGSVNVITHGKGLVTTLHEGEDFGQLALLNDAPRAATIILREDNCHFLRVDKHDFIRILKDVEANTVRLEEHGKSVLVLERSSDWAETGGAANNSKYTVMSGTPEKILEHLLDTVKLDSNGNDAIDPCVSDFLLTHKLFMPSSQLCRALQHHYNAKLSEGSDQERANYVLTTKQKVVKLIGQWVALYGLLLKEDSIAMESLERLKKEVAGDYRLSSMLKDQFRDRRRTKVLENGYQSLSRIQQFDWFSNCEEPVGRLQPIRAQDKVLYEIYRPDYRPLTLMLPVNASVQEVMSATVKPGGDHVLVKMNSSGERAQLKLEASAVFTALGLNERLFICSSSQVDQLTPLKEQQGPERGTLDVLEQMGSKDIASELTNYDWELFTAMHEVELVYYIFGRHKFHGSITANLERFVRRFNEVQYWVVTELCLCEDLMKRALLLKKFIKIAAVLKEQKNLNSFFAVMFGLSNSAVHRLYKTWERIPSKIKRIYCSYERLMDPSRNHRAYRLAVAKLSPPYIPFMPLLLKDMTFINEGNPNYVDKLVNFEKVRMIAKTVKIVRGCRSQPYVPSSPQRGLADRMFLEGPSNRISTCSEYSLPLRSPSNIRHYIQNLKVIDNQRRLTQLSRTIEC encoded by the exons tttctcTCAGATCGAGTCGTAAAAGCAGCCAGGTCAGTGTACAGCGTTCTGATGGAGAGGAGCTCAAATCTGATCCGAGACAGAAAGCATCACCTCAAAAcctacag ACATTGTTGTTCTGGTAAGGAGCTCGTAGATTGGCTgatgaaacaaaatgaatgtcTGGCGTCCAGGAGTCAGGCAGTGGGGATGTGGCAGGTGCTGCTGGACGAAGGGGTCCTCATTCATG TGAAACACGAGTTGAACTTCCTGGATAAGGACACGCAGTTCTACCGTTTCCAGGAGTCCGAGTTCAGTCTGCATCACGTCTCGGATGAGAGGGAGGgcgaggaggagctgcaggaggcgctGTCTCTGCTCGCCCAGCTCGGCCCCGACGCTCTGCTCACCATGATCCTCCGCAAAGG CCCGAGTCAGAGGAGTGCGGAGGATCTGGAGGTGATCTACGAGGAGCTGCTGCACGTCAAGGCTGCAGCTCACCTCTCCACCTCG GTCCGTAAGGAGCTGGCAGCAGTGCTCGTCTTTGAGTCGCACGCCAAGGCGggaacagtgt TGTTCAGTCAGGGGGACAAAGGCACGTCTTGGTACATCATCTGGAAGGGCTCAGTGAATGTGATCACACACGGGAAG GGTCTGGTGACCACTCTCCATGAGGGGGAGGACTTCGGGCAGCTGGCGTTGCTGAACGACGCCCCGCGAGCCGCCACCATCATCCTGAGAGAAGACAACTGCCACTTCCTGCGGGTCGACAAACACGACTTCATTCGCATCCTCAAG gATGTGGAGGCGAACACGGTGCGGCTGGAGGAGCACGGGAAGTCGGTCCTGGTGCTGGAGAGGAGCAGCGACTGGGCCGAGACCGGTGGAGCAGCAAACAACAGCaa GTACACAGTGATGTCAGGAACTCCAGAGAAGATCCTGGAGCATCTGCTGGACACGGTGAAGCTGGACTCTAATGGAAATGATGCCATAG ACCCCTGTGTCAGCGACttcctgctcacacacaaactcttCATGCCATCAAGCCAGCTGTGCCGAGCTCTGCAGCACCA CTATAATGCCAAGCTCTCTGAGGGTTCGGATCAGGAGAGGGCGAACTACGTCCTCACCACCAAGCAGAAGGTGGTGAAACTGATCGGCCAGTGGGTGGCGCTGTATGGACTCCTGTTGAAGGAAGACTCCATCGCTATGGAATCTCTGGAG AGGTTGAAGAAGGAGGTGGCCGGAGACTATCGTCTGTCCAGCATGCTGAAAGATCAATTtagagacaggaggagaaccAAAGT ATTGGAGAATGGATACCAGTCTCTGAGCAGG ATTCAGCAGTTTGATTGGTTCTCAAACTGTGAGGAGCCGGTGGGGAGGTTACAGCCAATTAGAGCACAGGATAAAG ttCTGTACGAGATCTACAGACCGGACTACAGACCGCTCACTCTGATGCTTCCTGTCAATGCGTCGgtacaggaagtgatgtcagcCACCGTCAAACCTGGAGGAGATCACGTCCTCGTCAAAATGAACTCATCGGGAG AGAGAGCTCAGTTAAAGCTGGAAGCCTCTGCAGTCTTCACGGCGCTGGGACTCAACGAGCGGCTGttcatctgcagcagcagccaggtGGATCAGCTG ACGCCCctgaaggagcagcaggggCCTGAGCGAGGCACCCTGGACGTCCTGGAGCAGATGGGCTCTAAAGATATCGCCTCTGAACTCACCAACTACGACTGGGAGCTGTTCACCGCCATGCACGAG GTGGAGCTCGTCTACTACATATTCGGACGGCATAAATTCCACGGCTCCATCACGGCCAACCTGGAGCGTTTTGTGCGGCGCTTCAATGAGGTGCAGTACTGGGTGGTGACGGAGCTGTGCCTCTGCGAGGACCTGATGAAGAGAGCCCTGCTGCTCAAGAAGTTCATCAAGATCGCTGCAGT aTTAAAGGAGCAGAAGAATCTGAATTCATTCTTCGCTGTGATGTTCGGTTTGAGCAACAGCGCTGTGCACCGGCTTTACAAAACCTGGGAG AGAATACCCAGCAAGATAAAAAGGATTTACTGCTCCTATGAAAGGTTGATG GATCCCTCTCGTAACCACCGAGCGTACCGACTGGCTGTGGCTAAACTCAGCCCTCCCTACATCCCCTTCATGCCGCTGCTGCTCAAAG ACATGACGTTCATCAACGAGGGAAACCCAAACTATGTGGACAAACTGGTCAACTTTGAGAAAGTG CGCATGATCGCCAAGACGGTGAAGATTGTGCGAGGATGCAGAAGCCAGCCGTACG TACCGTCGTCTCCACAGAGGGGCCTCGCAGACCGGATGTTTCTGGAAGGGCCGTCCAATCGCATATCTACAT gctcAGAATACTCCCTCCCTCTGCGGAGCCCCAGCAACATCCGGCACTACATCCAGAACCTGAAGGTAATCGACAACCAGCGCAGGCTAACGCAGCTCTCCAGAACCATCGAGTGCTAG